A single genomic interval of Lathyrus oleraceus cultivar Zhongwan6 chromosome 7, CAAS_Psat_ZW6_1.0, whole genome shotgun sequence harbors:
- the LOC127102381 gene encoding uncharacterized protein LOC127102381 yields the protein MPTYAKFMKDILTKKRRYTDQETINLDACCSVIIQRTLPRKEINHGRVTLAVTIENVYIGKVLIDLGSSINMILLSVVQKLGNIEMKSTKTTLQLADKSITLPHGEVEDVLVKVDKFLFPVDFIVIDMEGDDDAPLIIG from the coding sequence ATGCCAACTTATGCTAAGTTTATGAAGGACattctcacaaagaaaaggaGGTATACGGATCAAGAAACCATCAATCTCGATGCTTGTTGTAGCGTCATCATTCAAAGAACTCTCCCTCGGAAAGAAATCAATCATGGGAGGGTTACATTAGCTGTCACTATAGAGAATGTATACATTGGCAAAGTATTGATTGATTTGGGTTCTAGCATAAACATGATTCTATTATCCGTGGTTCAAAAGTTAGGTAACATTGAAATGAAATCAACAAAGACGACATTACAATTGGCCGATAAGTCTATCACTCTTCCGCATGGAGAGGTTGAAGATGTTTTAGTTAAGGTGGACAAGTTCTTGTTTCCAGTTGATTTCATTGTTATAGACATGGAAGGTGATGACGATGCACCTTTGATTATAGGATGA